Proteins from a genomic interval of Oceanispirochaeta crateris:
- the mreD gene encoding rod shape-determining protein MreD, producing MKKSLTILFLMIFSILIKTTLSRYLSLSFGTPDITLIILVCISIRYGSVTGQLTGFTTGLMEDFLSLSPLGFNSLIRTIIGFLTGLFHDRLIMDPVLFPILSVSLTTLLKGALSYLILEIFKVEYSGSIFITTSFGFELLMNALLAPFLFQMIKVLFDVILKERKTL from the coding sequence ATGAAGAAGTCTCTGACAATTTTATTTCTAATGATCTTCTCAATATTGATCAAAACAACCTTATCCAGGTATTTGTCCTTAAGTTTTGGAACTCCCGATATTACGCTGATTATTCTTGTTTGTATTTCAATTCGTTACGGCAGTGTGACAGGTCAGCTTACGGGATTTACCACGGGGCTTATGGAAGATTTTCTCAGCCTGTCTCCCCTCGGTTTTAACAGTTTGATCCGTACAATCATTGGTTTCCTCACGGGTCTATTCCATGACAGACTGATCATGGATCCTGTCTTATTCCCCATACTTTCGGTGTCGTTGACGACATTGCTCAAAGGAGCATTATCCTACCTTATTCTAGAAATATTCAAAGTGGAATATTCAGGTAGTATTTTTATAACTACTTCATTTGGCTTTGAACTCTTGATGAATGCTCTTTTAGCTCCTTTTTTATTCCAAATGATTAAAGTGTTATTTGATGTAATTCTTAAGGAAAGGAAAACCCTTTAA
- the mreC gene encoding rod shape-determining protein MreC, which yields MAKNQQISRFWGVPSFLILIVINIVILIFSTNMMLLTPKSMGMSVLSLFQQGIHGTMTWFTDTVNSINELKNLKNQYDLTLQKLNEFQEMNRNFEEIIQENILLREQLGFSKSLDLDHIPAKIIGKDPVNLFSSFIIDKGSMDGITKDMPVTAYQNGVLGLVGKVIQTGFNSSQVIPIYNSTNFVASRFQKSRFEGLVSGQGDTENHLIMNYVKKTALNQINVDDMVITSGMQSLYPGGIYIGKVESITSKEYNTSLEIEITPTIDFGQLEFVFILTGLEEQMK from the coding sequence ATGGCGAAAAATCAGCAAATCAGTAGATTCTGGGGAGTTCCGTCCTTTCTGATTCTCATTGTTATTAATATAGTAATACTCATATTCTCAACCAATATGATGCTCCTTACCCCTAAATCAATGGGTATGAGTGTATTGTCTTTATTTCAGCAAGGAATTCATGGGACCATGACCTGGTTTACAGATACTGTAAACTCGATTAATGAACTGAAGAATTTAAAGAATCAGTATGATCTAACTCTTCAAAAACTCAACGAATTTCAGGAAATGAATAGAAATTTTGAAGAAATCATTCAAGAAAACATCCTCTTAAGGGAGCAGTTGGGATTTTCAAAATCTCTGGATCTGGATCATATACCCGCTAAAATCATAGGAAAAGATCCTGTCAATCTGTTCTCTTCTTTTATCATAGATAAGGGAAGTATGGACGGAATTACCAAAGATATGCCTGTAACGGCCTATCAAAATGGCGTGTTAGGACTCGTGGGAAAGGTAATTCAAACAGGATTTAACTCTTCACAGGTCATACCAATCTATAATAGTACAAATTTTGTTGCATCCAGATTCCAAAAGTCTCGTTTTGAAGGGCTGGTCAGTGGCCAGGGCGATACTGAAAACCATCTGATCATGAACTATGTTAAAAAAACAGCCTTAAATCAGATCAATGTGGATGACATGGTTATCACATCGGGAATGCAGTCTCTCTATCCTGGAGGTATATACATCGGAAAAGTAGAAAGCATTACTTCGAAGGAATACAACACATCCCTTGAAATTGAGATCACTCCTACCATTGATTTTGGACAACTTGAATTTGTGTTTATCCTCACAGGTTTAGAGGAGCAGATGAAATGA